One genomic segment of Arthrobacter sp. zg-Y1110 includes these proteins:
- a CDS encoding ABC transporter ATP-binding protein has protein sequence MTSLPDSVPALSVRGLVKRFGSKTAVNGITLDVPQGSFYGLVGPNGAGKTTLLSLATGLLRPDAGSAWVHGTDVWARPLEAKRLMGILPDGVRLFDRLTGEQLVTYAGLLRGMDRETVRTRTKDLLAAMDLSADAGKLVVDYSAGMTKKVALASALIHAPRLLVLDEPFEAVDPVSAANIRDILSGYVSSGGTVIVSSHVMDLVQRMCDHVAVVAGGNLLAAGTVDEVRGDASLEDRFVSLVGGRTHSEGLEWLRTS, from the coding sequence ATGACATCACTACCGGATTCCGTCCCGGCGCTGTCCGTGCGCGGCCTCGTCAAGCGCTTCGGTTCCAAGACGGCCGTCAACGGCATCACCTTGGACGTGCCGCAGGGCTCCTTCTACGGATTGGTGGGCCCCAACGGAGCCGGCAAGACGACGCTGCTCTCCCTGGCTACCGGGCTGCTGCGTCCGGACGCGGGCTCCGCATGGGTGCACGGCACAGATGTGTGGGCCCGCCCCCTTGAGGCCAAGCGGCTGATGGGGATCCTGCCGGACGGCGTCCGCCTTTTCGACCGGCTGACCGGTGAGCAGCTGGTGACGTACGCGGGACTGCTGCGCGGGATGGACCGGGAGACGGTCCGGACGCGCACCAAGGACCTGCTGGCCGCCATGGACCTCAGTGCTGACGCGGGCAAGCTCGTGGTGGATTACTCCGCGGGTATGACGAAGAAGGTAGCCCTGGCGTCCGCCTTGATCCATGCCCCGCGCCTGCTGGTCCTGGACGAACCGTTCGAGGCGGTGGACCCGGTCTCTGCGGCCAATATCCGCGACATTCTCTCCGGATACGTTTCCTCCGGAGGAACCGTGATTGTCTCCAGCCACGTGATGGACCTCGTCCAGCGGATGTGTGACCACGTCGCAGTGGTTGCCGGCGGTAACCTGCTGGCCGCAGGAACGGTGGACGAGGTCCGCGGTGACGCCAGCCTGGAGGACCGCTTTGTGTCGCTGGTCGGCGGCCGGACCCACTCGGAGGGGCTGGAATGGTTGCGCACCTCCTGA
- a CDS encoding NADH:flavin oxidoreductase/NADH oxidase, producing METASLFDPITLRGMELAHRGWVAAMCQYSADAVDPSDPANAPGVPNDWHLMHLGSFAAGGAALIITEAAAVQPEGRISPQDAGIWNEEQAAGWQRITDFVHRHGAVQARIGIQLAHAGRKAATYAPFAPGTGSVPLSDGGWQTVGPTADPFGSYAAPAALDEAGIRQVIRDFADAAVRSVDAGFDTIEIHGAHGYLLHQFLSPLVNTRTDAWGGDEAGRNRLTLEVIDAVRAVIPDSMPLLLRISATDWVPGGVDAQSSVVLARAARERGVDLVDVSTGGAVPGAVIPVAPNYQVEYAEAVRHGAGVPTAAVGLIDSGTQAEEILQAGSADAVLIARAALRDPHWWMRAAAELDAKLPWVPQYERAARPGTF from the coding sequence ATGGAGACGGCATCGCTTTTTGACCCCATCACCCTGCGCGGAATGGAGCTGGCCCACCGCGGATGGGTAGCCGCCATGTGCCAGTATTCAGCGGACGCCGTAGATCCCTCGGACCCCGCCAATGCGCCCGGCGTACCCAATGACTGGCACCTGATGCATCTGGGCTCTTTCGCCGCCGGCGGGGCTGCCCTGATCATCACCGAGGCCGCAGCAGTTCAGCCGGAAGGACGGATCAGCCCGCAGGACGCCGGGATCTGGAACGAGGAGCAGGCCGCCGGCTGGCAGCGCATCACGGATTTTGTCCACCGGCACGGCGCCGTCCAGGCGCGTATCGGCATCCAGCTGGCCCATGCCGGACGCAAGGCCGCCACCTATGCTCCGTTCGCCCCCGGGACCGGCAGCGTTCCACTGTCCGACGGCGGCTGGCAGACCGTCGGCCCGACGGCGGACCCGTTCGGCAGCTACGCGGCTCCCGCCGCGCTCGATGAAGCGGGTATCCGACAGGTAATCCGCGACTTCGCCGACGCGGCTGTCCGCTCGGTTGACGCGGGCTTCGACACCATCGAAATCCACGGCGCGCACGGCTACCTGCTGCACCAGTTCCTCAGCCCGCTGGTCAATACCCGCACCGATGCGTGGGGCGGGGACGAGGCGGGGCGGAACCGGCTGACCCTCGAGGTCATCGATGCGGTACGTGCTGTCATCCCCGATTCCATGCCGCTCCTGCTGCGGATCTCCGCGACGGACTGGGTGCCCGGGGGAGTGGACGCCCAGTCCTCGGTGGTCCTGGCACGGGCCGCGCGGGAACGGGGAGTGGACCTGGTGGACGTTTCCACCGGCGGCGCCGTTCCCGGGGCCGTGATTCCCGTGGCACCGAATTACCAGGTGGAGTACGCCGAAGCGGTCCGGCACGGCGCAGGCGTGCCTACCGCCGCCGTCGGGCTCATCGATTCCGGCACGCAGGCGGAGGAGATCCTGCAGGCCGGCTCCGCGGACGCGGTCCTCATAGCCCGTGCCGCCCTGCGGGATCCGCACTGGTGGATGCGTGCAGCGGCCGAACTGGACGCCAAGCTGCCCTGGGTGCCGCAGTACGAGCGCGCCGCACGCCCCGGGACCTTCTAG
- a CDS encoding co-chaperone YbbN, which yields MSTPNHRPSPAAPSSMNLRGAVDLSALKARSAAPAAPAAPTAPAAPGGAAPGGAAPGTAPATSPFVVQVSEQTFPQVVQLSAEVPVVIDLYSDASPDSQQVSAILASIAVEQNGRMLLARVDAQAYPQIAQAFSAVAVPTVAAVIKGQPVPLLDRLMPEEQIRALVGELMQVAAANGVNGTLEGGTPEEAPEAPLSPLHQEAFDAINAEDYDAAAAAYRRALAEQPADAEAKAGLAQVELMARLRDADAEAVRRAGAEEPDNVQAQLAVADLDIAGGHVEDAFRRITGLIGRVHGEDRETARLRLLDLFEVVGIADPRVTKARSALARALF from the coding sequence ATGAGCACACCGAACCATCGCCCGTCACCGGCAGCCCCCTCCTCCATGAACCTGCGGGGTGCAGTTGACCTCTCCGCACTCAAGGCACGTTCCGCGGCCCCGGCAGCGCCCGCGGCCCCCACCGCCCCGGCGGCCCCGGGTGGAGCCGCTCCGGGTGGCGCTGCCCCCGGAACCGCTCCCGCGACGTCGCCGTTCGTGGTGCAGGTCTCGGAACAGACCTTCCCCCAGGTTGTCCAGCTTTCCGCTGAAGTTCCGGTGGTCATTGACCTGTATTCCGATGCCAGCCCCGACTCGCAGCAGGTGTCCGCAATCCTGGCGTCCATCGCCGTGGAACAGAACGGGCGGATGCTGCTGGCACGCGTGGACGCGCAAGCGTACCCGCAGATTGCACAGGCCTTCTCCGCCGTCGCCGTGCCCACCGTGGCAGCGGTGATCAAGGGCCAGCCGGTGCCGCTCCTGGACCGGCTGATGCCGGAGGAACAGATCCGCGCCCTGGTCGGCGAGCTGATGCAGGTAGCTGCCGCCAACGGCGTCAACGGCACCCTCGAAGGCGGCACTCCGGAAGAGGCGCCGGAAGCGCCGCTGTCTCCGCTCCACCAGGAGGCCTTTGACGCCATCAACGCCGAGGACTACGACGCCGCGGCTGCCGCCTACCGCCGTGCCCTTGCCGAGCAGCCGGCCGATGCGGAAGCGAAAGCCGGCCTTGCGCAGGTGGAACTCATGGCCCGGCTGCGTGATGCCGATGCGGAGGCCGTCCGCCGGGCAGGCGCGGAAGAGCCCGACAACGTGCAGGCGCAGCTGGCCGTCGCGGACCTGGACATTGCAGGCGGGCACGTCGAGGACGCCTTCCGCCGGATTACCGGCCTGATCGGCAGGGTGCACGGCGAAGACCGCGAAACCGCCCGGCTGCGGCTGCTGGACCTCTTCGAAGTGGTGGGCATCGCCGATCCCCGGGTCACCAAGGCCCGTTCCGCCCTCGCCCGGGCACTGTTCTAG
- a CDS encoding AI-2E family transporter: MSDNEDVPVHAPLPGPADKKPEGGNAAGGNTPRTPLPGFLSTAADRVRYSLRHGVPGARPRPRFEFPPEDAAGPEITVDDDVRLPDERLSISGGGQGHDAEGGSLRAHPIYFGFMLTVGVGLALLLFFVITNVGELLVWIGAALFIALGLDPVVRWLAARRIPRPAGIAITVLVLAGVVTAFFATLIPTIVSQSTEIIANAPGYINNFLASDFFVNIDKQFQIRDRIEQEVGSFFSNSSAVGGIFGGVLSVGTVIANGLFGALIILVLTLYFLASLPSMKKWAYRLAPRSRRRRVEALSEEITGSVGNYVIGQGLVAILDATYAFIVMTITGVPFSVLLAFLVALLAFIPLVGPPIALVLVSLVALTEGWQTAVVFAILYMAYLQFEAYFVSPRVMQRAVAVPGAVAVIAVIAGGSLLGVLGALIAIPTAAATLLLLKEVFIARQDRQ, encoded by the coding sequence ATGAGCGACAACGAGGACGTGCCCGTCCACGCGCCGCTCCCCGGCCCTGCGGACAAAAAACCGGAGGGCGGGAATGCAGCCGGGGGAAATACGCCCCGCACCCCTCTGCCCGGATTCCTTTCCACGGCTGCGGACCGCGTGCGCTACAGCCTGCGCCACGGTGTTCCCGGAGCCCGGCCGCGGCCGCGCTTCGAATTCCCGCCCGAGGACGCCGCGGGACCGGAGATTACGGTCGACGACGACGTGCGGCTTCCCGATGAACGGCTCAGCATCAGCGGCGGCGGACAGGGGCATGACGCGGAAGGGGGGAGCCTGCGCGCCCACCCCATCTACTTCGGTTTTATGCTCACGGTCGGCGTTGGCCTGGCCCTGCTGCTGTTCTTCGTCATCACCAATGTCGGCGAGCTGCTGGTCTGGATCGGCGCTGCCCTGTTCATTGCCCTGGGGCTGGATCCGGTGGTCCGCTGGCTGGCCGCGCGGCGGATCCCCCGCCCCGCCGGCATCGCCATCACCGTACTGGTGCTCGCCGGCGTCGTCACGGCCTTCTTTGCGACACTGATCCCCACCATCGTCAGCCAGTCGACCGAAATCATCGCCAACGCTCCGGGCTACATCAACAACTTCCTTGCCTCGGATTTCTTCGTCAACATCGACAAGCAGTTCCAGATCCGTGACCGCATCGAGCAGGAAGTCGGCAGCTTCTTCTCCAACAGCTCCGCCGTGGGCGGCATTTTCGGCGGGGTCCTCAGCGTGGGCACGGTGATTGCCAACGGTTTGTTCGGCGCACTGATCATCCTCGTCCTGACCCTCTACTTCCTGGCTTCGCTGCCGTCGATGAAGAAGTGGGCCTACCGGCTCGCCCCGCGCAGCCGCCGCCGCCGGGTGGAGGCACTCTCAGAGGAAATCACCGGCAGCGTCGGCAACTACGTGATCGGCCAGGGCCTGGTCGCGATCCTGGACGCCACCTATGCCTTCATCGTGATGACCATCACCGGCGTGCCGTTCTCGGTACTGCTGGCCTTCCTGGTGGCACTGCTGGCCTTCATCCCGCTGGTGGGCCCGCCCATAGCGCTGGTGCTGGTCTCGCTGGTGGCCCTGACCGAGGGCTGGCAGACGGCGGTGGTTTTCGCCATCCTCTACATGGCCTACCTGCAGTTCGAGGCGTATTTTGTCTCCCCGCGCGTGATGCAGCGGGCCGTGGCGGTGCCCGGCGCCGTCGCCGTCATCGCCGTGATTGCCGGCGGCAGCCTGCTCGGCGTACTGGGGGCGCTGATAGCCATCCCGACGGCGGCCGCCACCCTGCTGCTGCTCAAGGAAGTCTTCATCGCCCGGCAGGACCGGCAGTAG